DNA sequence from the Streptomyces cinnabarinus genome:
ACGTGCTGGTCAACAACGCCGGGATCATGGACCGGATGTCGGCGCTCGCGGATGTGAGCGACGCGGAGTGGGAGCGGGTCATACGGGTCAACCTCACCGCCCCCTTCCGGCTCACCCGGGCCGTACTGCCGCACATGCTGGCCGCGGGCAAGGGCGTGATCGTCAACACCGCCTCCGAGGCCGGTCTCCGGGGCAGCGCCGCGGGCGCCGCGTACACCGCCTCCAAGCACGGCATCGTGGGCCTGACGAAGAACCTCGCGGTGATGTACCGAGGGCAGGGCATCCGCGCCAACGCCATCGCGCCCGGCGGCACCCTGACCGGCATCGTCGTCGACGCCGAGCAGGGCGCGCACGGTCCGACGGCGCTCGGCCCGCACTTCGTCAACGTCGGCCGGCTGGCCCAGCCGGAGGAGCAGGCCGCGGCCATCGTGTTCCTGGCCTCGGACGCGGCGAGCAACGTCAACGGTGTGGTACTGCCGGTGGACGACGGCTGGTCGGCGGTCTGACCGGGACGCGGGCTCTCAGCGGGAGCTCAGGAGCTTGCGGGCCAGCCGCTCCCCCATCACGCCCGCG
Encoded proteins:
- a CDS encoding SDR family NAD(P)-dependent oxidoreductase; the protein is MADGLDGRGVIVTGAGSGIGRATALTFAAQGDRVVAADLNAEGVRAVVEEIKEAGGIAVAVTGDLSEQSVVDAVVATAVERFGGVDVLVNNAGIMDRMSALADVSDAEWERVIRVNLTAPFRLTRAVLPHMLAAGKGVIVNTASEAGLRGSAAGAAYTASKHGIVGLTKNLAVMYRGQGIRANAIAPGGTLTGIVVDAEQGAHGPTALGPHFVNVGRLAQPEEQAAAIVFLASDAASNVNGVVLPVDDGWSAV